The DNA sequence CCGATGGCCACCACTGCCACGATGGCGATGTATTCCAGCAGCAGGTCCCAGCCGATGAACCAGCCGATCACCTCGCCAAGGGCCACGTAGCCGTAGGTGTAGGCGGAGCCTGCCCGCGGGATCATGCCGGCGAACTCCGCGTAGGAGAGGGCGGCGGCCGCGGAGGCGAGGCCTGCAATCAGGAAGGAGATCAGCACCGCGGGCCCCACTCCCGGGTTGCCTTCACTGCCGGCGGCTACCAGTCCCGCGAGGGAGAAGATGCCGACGCCGATAATTCCGCCTACGCCAATGGCGGTGAGCTGCCACAGCCCGAGGGACTTGAACAGTCCGCTGTGCTTGCTCTCTTCTTCGATGTCATCGATGGGCTTTCGCCGCATGATCGATTGGCTCAAATCTTTGCTGCTCATCAGGAACTCCTGGTTGGGGTGCGACCCCGCCGCGGCACGCCAAGAAACCTGGCTGTGACGGGGGTAACTCGGTTTCAACAGTATGCGTGCGCAATTGCGTTAGATAAAGTGGCTACTTCTAACCTATATTCGTTAGTTTCAGTTAGGAATCCATCATGCTTGACGTGCGCAGGCTGCGGCTGCTCCGCGAATTAAGCATCCGTGGGACGCTGGCGGAGGTGGCCGAGGCGCTTCAGTACAGCCCGTCGTCGGTATCGCAGCAGCTGGCCCTCCTGGAGAAGGAAGTGGGCGTCGAGCTGCTCCGGAAAACGGGCCGGCGCGTACAGCTGACGCCCCAGGCGGAAGTGCTGGTGGCGCACACCGCGCAGCTGCTGGAAACCATGGAGCAGGCTGAGGCGGACCTGGCCGCATCCCTGACTACCGTGACCGGCACCGTAAGGATCGCGGTGTTCCAGTCCGCGGCGCTCGCCCTGATGCCGGACACCCTGACGCGCATGGCCGCAAAGTACCCCGAGGTCCGGATCGAGATGATCCAGCGGGAGCCGGAGACGGCACTGCACGAAACCTGGGCCCGGGACTTCGACCTGGTGATCGCCGAGCAGTATCCGGGACATGCGGCCCCGCGCTACCCCGAACTGGACAAGGTGAAGCTGACCACCGACGCCATCCGGCTGGCCGTTCCCCCCGCGTCCGGCGGCGGACCCGCGATCCGCACCCTGGAGGACACGGCAGACCTGGCCTGGGTCATGGAACCGCGCGGGGCCGCATCGCGGCACTGGGCAGAACAGGCATGCCGCAGCGCAGGCTTCGAGCCCGATGTCCGGTTCGAAACCGCCGACCTGCAGGCCCAGGCCCGCCTGATCGAGTCCGGCAACGCCGTGGCCCTGATGCCGGACCTGGTGTGGACCGGCCGCGGCACCACCGCCCAGCTGCTGGAGCTGCCGGGCAAGCCGCACCGCACCATCTTCACCTCGGTGCGCCGCTCCAGCACGCAGCGCCCGGCCATCCTGGCAGCGAGGGAGACCCTGGCTGCGGCTGCCGCGGCAGTGGCAACGGACGACGCCGGGTGACCGGCCGCCGTCGTCCGTGTCCTTCCGTGCGCAGC is a window from the Arthrobacter sp. NicSoilC5 genome containing:
- a CDS encoding LysR substrate-binding domain-containing protein, whose amino-acid sequence is MLDVRRLRLLRELSIRGTLAEVAEALQYSPSSVSQQLALLEKEVGVELLRKTGRRVQLTPQAEVLVAHTAQLLETMEQAEADLAASLTTVTGTVRIAVFQSAALALMPDTLTRMAAKYPEVRIEMIQREPETALHETWARDFDLVIAEQYPGHAAPRYPELDKVKLTTDAIRLAVPPASGGGPAIRTLEDTADLAWVMEPRGAASRHWAEQACRSAGFEPDVRFETADLQAQARLIESGNAVALMPDLVWTGRGTTAQLLELPGKPHRTIFTSVRRSSTQRPAILAARETLAAAAAAVATDDAG